In one Phyllostomus discolor isolate MPI-MPIP mPhyDis1 chromosome 8, mPhyDis1.pri.v3, whole genome shotgun sequence genomic region, the following are encoded:
- the LOC114503375 gene encoding olfactory receptor 18-like — MYLVTMLGNLLIILAIISDSHLHTPMYFFLSNLSLADISFSSTTVPKMLVNLQTYSKSITYAGCLTQVTFFTLFGSLESLLLAVMAYDRLVAICQPLHYLVVMNPRLCGMCVLLSFFISLLDSQLHYLMVSQLTFCADVEIPHFFCDPSQLLNLACSDTSINNILIYFLGAIIGGVPLSGILFSYTQIVSSILRVPSSGGKYKAFSTCGSHLSVVCLFYGTGLGVYLSSTVSSSLRKGAVASVMCTVVTPMLNPFIYSLRNRDIKSALWRVIRRIA; from the coding sequence ATGTACCTGGTGACCATGCTGGggaacctgctcatcatcctggccATCATCTCtgactcccacctccacacacctatgtacttcttcctttccaatctgtcCCTGGCTGACATCAGTTTCAGCAGCACTACAGTCCCCAAGATGCTGGTGAACCTCCAGACATACAGCAAGTCCATCACCTATGCAGGCTGCCTAACTCAGGTCACGTTTTTTACTCTATTTGGAAGTTTGGAGAGTCTACTTCTGGCTGTGATGGCTTATGACCGGTTGGTGGCCATTTGTCAGCCTCTACACTACCTGGTCGTCATGAACCCCCGCCTCTGTGGCATGTGTGTCCTGCTGTCATTTTTCATCAGTCTTTTGGACTCCCAGCTGCACTACTTGATGGTGTCACAACTCACCTTCTGTGCAGATGTGGaaattcctcatttcttttgtgACCCTTCTCAACTCCTCAACCTTGCCTGTTCTGACACCTCCATTAATAACATATTGATCTATTTTTTGGGTGCTATCATTGGTGGTGTTCCACTCTCAGGGATCCTTTTCTCTTACACTCAAATTGTTTCCTCCATTCTGAGAGTCCCATCATCAGGGGGGAAGTAtaaggccttctccacctgtggcTCTCACCTGtcagttgtttgcttattttatggAACAGGCCTTGGGGTGTACCTCAGCTCCACTGTGTCATCCTCCCTGAGGAAGGGTGCAGTCGCCTCAGTGATGTGCACTGTGGTcacccccatgctgaaccccttcatctacagcctgaggaacagggACATCAAGAGTGCTCTATGGAGGGTGATCAGAAGAATAGCCTAA